A genome region from Brooklawnia propionicigenes includes the following:
- a CDS encoding zinc-dependent alcohol dehydrogenase: MKAVVKYAAGAEHVELREVPEPMPGPGQALLEVIYTGVCGTDLHVMRDEYKVHPPVVMGHEVLGRVVGVGSGADADAWMGKRVVTETFFRCCERCEMCRAGRRNMCEQRESIGSFRDGGFAERLVVPVLNLHEVPAGIPDEIAALAEPLACTCHALLLRSTIKAGHKVLVTGPGPMGFLAAQVARASGAQVTLAGIPSDAEKLTRLASKGITTTTQTPAELSFDVGIDCSGVAAGASNAMRAVKRGGAYIQVGIFGHEVTVPLDVLILHELTMTAGFSHSPRAWDLALDLMGQDVVDLAPCVGPIFPIEQWADALAAISDGKTMKVLIDSRSR; this comes from the coding sequence ATGAAGGCGGTTGTGAAATATGCCGCCGGCGCCGAGCATGTGGAGCTCCGGGAAGTCCCGGAGCCCATGCCGGGGCCGGGGCAGGCGTTGCTCGAGGTGATCTACACCGGTGTCTGTGGTACCGATCTGCACGTCATGCGCGACGAATACAAGGTGCATCCGCCGGTCGTGATGGGCCACGAGGTACTCGGACGGGTCGTCGGGGTCGGCTCAGGGGCGGATGCGGATGCCTGGATGGGAAAACGCGTGGTCACCGAGACCTTCTTCCGCTGCTGCGAGCGTTGCGAGATGTGCCGGGCAGGCCGCCGCAATATGTGCGAGCAGCGGGAGTCGATCGGATCGTTCCGTGATGGTGGATTCGCCGAGAGGCTGGTGGTGCCGGTGCTGAACCTGCACGAGGTGCCGGCCGGGATCCCCGACGAAATCGCTGCCCTGGCGGAGCCGCTCGCCTGCACCTGTCACGCGTTGCTGCTGCGCAGCACCATCAAGGCAGGCCACAAGGTGCTGGTCACCGGCCCCGGGCCGATGGGCTTTCTCGCGGCGCAGGTCGCCAGGGCCAGCGGTGCTCAGGTGACATTGGCAGGCATCCCCTCCGATGCCGAGAAGCTGACCCGACTCGCATCGAAGGGCATCACCACGACCACGCAGACTCCCGCGGAGCTGAGCTTCGATGTCGGAATCGACTGCTCAGGGGTGGCTGCCGGTGCGTCCAACGCGATGAGAGCGGTCAAACGTGGCGGTGCCTACATTCAGGTGGGCATCTTCGGCCATGAGGTCACGGTGCCGCTGGACGTGCTGATCCTGCACGAACTGACGATGACGGCGGGCTTCTCGCATTCGCCGAGGGCATGGGACCTGGCGCTGGATCTGATGGGGCAAGATGTCGTCGATCTGGCACCGTGCGTCGGCCCGATCTTCCCGATCGAACAGTGGGCCGACGCGCTGGCTGCCATCAGTGACGGCAAGACGATGAAGGTACTGATCGACTCGAGGAGCCGGTGA
- a CDS encoding dihydrolipoamide acetyltransferase family protein, which yields MATVVLMPAVVADAEDAVLTAWLVAEGDQVTKGQELAEIETDKANVEVEAETAGSVGRLLGSPGERIAVGAPIAVLLAAGEDASAIAEALGEEAPSAPPSGNDSAQPPVRRPGERVFASPLARRIAAEHGLDIAQISGRGPRGRVVRADVEAVIAAQAPAPTPTTDAITAATPVVQPAPAAVAPHHAEAAPSEAAPEAGGAYEDIPLTGMRRAIARRLTESKTTVPHWYVTVDARLDALLAYRKQLNQISPVKISVNDLLIKAIAAALQAVPAANAVWNGESIRRYSTVDISVAVSTPVGLVTPVVRGVEKLGMSALATTTKELIERARDGKLKQKEIEGGSFSISNLGMYGVRDFCAIINPPQSAILAVGAAEQRPVVTDDGALDVATVMTMTLSSDHRVIDGSLAAEFMQALKTRLENPVLLAL from the coding sequence ATGGCTACCGTTGTTCTCATGCCGGCCGTCGTGGCCGACGCCGAAGACGCCGTACTGACGGCCTGGTTGGTCGCCGAGGGCGATCAGGTCACCAAGGGCCAAGAACTCGCCGAGATCGAGACCGACAAGGCGAACGTCGAAGTCGAGGCCGAAACCGCGGGCTCGGTTGGACGATTGCTCGGGTCCCCGGGCGAGCGCATCGCTGTCGGAGCGCCGATCGCAGTGCTGCTGGCCGCCGGTGAGGATGCCTCGGCGATCGCCGAGGCGCTCGGCGAGGAGGCGCCCTCCGCCCCGCCGTCTGGCAACGATTCCGCGCAGCCCCCGGTCCGCCGGCCCGGCGAACGGGTCTTCGCCTCTCCGCTGGCCCGCCGGATCGCCGCCGAACACGGTTTGGACATCGCGCAGATTTCTGGACGCGGACCCCGCGGCCGGGTGGTACGCGCCGATGTCGAGGCTGTCATCGCGGCTCAGGCGCCGGCTCCGACTCCCACCACGGACGCGATCACCGCGGCGACCCCGGTTGTGCAGCCAGCGCCGGCAGCTGTGGCACCACACCACGCCGAAGCCGCGCCGAGTGAGGCCGCACCCGAAGCCGGCGGCGCCTACGAGGACATCCCGCTGACCGGCATGCGCCGGGCCATCGCCCGCCGCCTGACCGAGTCGAAGACGACGGTTCCGCACTGGTACGTCACCGTCGATGCGCGGCTGGATGCGCTGCTGGCCTACCGCAAGCAGCTCAATCAGATCAGCCCGGTCAAGATCAGCGTCAACGACCTGCTGATCAAGGCCATCGCGGCCGCACTGCAGGCGGTGCCTGCGGCCAATGCCGTGTGGAACGGCGAGTCGATCCGTAGGTACTCGACCGTCGACATCTCGGTTGCGGTCTCCACTCCGGTGGGCCTGGTCACTCCGGTCGTCCGGGGTGTGGAGAAGCTGGGCATGAGCGCGCTGGCAACCACCACCAAGGAACTGATCGAGCGCGCCCGTGACGGCAAGCTCAAGCAGAAGGAGATCGAGGGCGGTTCGTTCTCGATCAGCAATCTGGGCATGTATGGCGTGCGTGACTTCTGCGCGATCATCAACCCGCCACAGTCGGCGATCCTGGCAGTCGGGGCCGCCGAGCAGCGGCCGGTGGTGACCGACGATGGTGCGTTGGACGTCGCCACCGTGATGACGATGACACTGTCGAGCGACCATCGGGTGATCGACGGTTCACTGGCAGCCGAGTTCATGCAGGCGCTCAAGACCCGCCTCGAGAACCCCGTGCTGCTTGCGCTCTAG
- a CDS encoding alpha-ketoacid dehydrogenase subunit alpha/beta, with translation MTHEEVLVPSAPWKQVSTTQADWDAADPQLLRAMLVQMQIIRSFEEIALKLAGEGALHGPAHSSIGQEGGAVGSIIGLRPTDGINGTHRGHHQFLAKGLNYLRGTDFDPAHPIDDEIHAFVKKTLAEILGLDQGFSHGRGGSMHLQWREAGNLGTNAIVGGGVPLANGSAFCQKYAQADAPQEGGSDVTVTFFGDGASNIGSTLETMNLASAWHLPLCFFIENNMYAVSTTVFEATNEPRLSARASGFGMPAWRVDGMDPLAVYLTMQQATEHLRQGKGAVVVEAEVYRYFHQNGPFPGSAFGYRSKEEEKQWRERDAIQRVARELIARGNLTQDVFDQMVATIDGVMAGLMDEFTEADPESKRPAKRIRPELWPDPSFVDYGIRGDASELEAWQVLEDDQVTAWREVKFADAAADVMERRMHTDPRYVTMGEDVHKLKGGTNGVTRGLKAEFGDRIMGTPISENGFAGLAGGIAMDGRYRPVIEFMYSDFMWVAADQVFNQIGKARHMFGGDHGVPLVLRSKCAMGAGYGSQHSMDPAGVYAAHPGWRIAAPSNAFDYVGLMNAALALEDPVMVIEHVDLYEKMDRVPEGDLDYIIPPGVAKIRRPGEELTILAYLNMVDLSLKAVEATGIDAEVIDLRWLDTASMDWETIGESIKKTNNVLLVEQGSPGPGYTSRIATEITERFFDYLDQPVQRVYGSQSTPTISKVLERAALAYEPEIEAGIARVRRNLGQQA, from the coding sequence ATGACACACGAAGAAGTGCTCGTTCCATCCGCACCGTGGAAGCAGGTCAGCACTACCCAGGCCGACTGGGACGCGGCAGATCCGCAGCTACTACGGGCGATGCTCGTCCAAATGCAGATCATCCGCTCATTCGAGGAGATCGCGCTGAAGCTGGCCGGCGAAGGCGCCCTGCACGGCCCGGCGCATTCGAGCATCGGTCAGGAGGGAGGAGCAGTTGGATCCATCATCGGTCTGCGACCCACTGACGGCATCAACGGAACCCACCGCGGCCATCACCAGTTCCTGGCCAAAGGCCTGAACTATCTGCGCGGCACCGACTTCGATCCGGCTCATCCCATCGACGACGAAATACATGCCTTCGTCAAGAAGACCCTCGCCGAGATCCTCGGGCTCGATCAGGGCTTCAGCCATGGTCGTGGTGGCTCCATGCACCTGCAGTGGCGCGAAGCTGGCAATCTGGGCACCAATGCCATCGTCGGCGGCGGCGTGCCGCTGGCCAACGGCTCGGCCTTCTGCCAGAAGTATGCGCAGGCCGATGCCCCCCAAGAGGGCGGATCCGATGTCACCGTCACCTTTTTCGGAGATGGCGCGTCCAATATCGGTTCGACGCTGGAGACGATGAACCTGGCTTCGGCCTGGCATCTGCCGCTGTGCTTCTTCATCGAGAACAACATGTACGCAGTCTCCACAACAGTCTTCGAGGCCACCAACGAGCCGCGACTGTCGGCCCGCGCGTCCGGCTTCGGGATGCCGGCCTGGCGGGTGGACGGCATGGATCCGCTCGCGGTCTACCTGACGATGCAGCAGGCAACCGAGCACCTGCGCCAGGGCAAGGGTGCCGTGGTGGTGGAGGCCGAGGTCTACCGCTACTTCCATCAGAACGGCCCGTTCCCGGGCAGCGCCTTCGGCTACCGCTCCAAGGAGGAGGAGAAGCAATGGCGTGAGCGTGATGCCATCCAGCGCGTCGCCCGCGAACTGATCGCGCGTGGCAACCTCACCCAGGACGTCTTCGACCAGATGGTCGCGACGATCGATGGCGTGATGGCCGGCCTGATGGACGAATTCACCGAGGCCGATCCCGAATCCAAGCGTCCGGCCAAGCGCATTCGTCCCGAGCTGTGGCCCGACCCGTCGTTCGTCGACTACGGCATCCGCGGCGATGCCTCCGAGCTCGAAGCCTGGCAGGTGCTCGAGGACGATCAGGTCACGGCATGGCGTGAGGTGAAGTTTGCCGACGCCGCAGCCGATGTGATGGAACGCCGGATGCACACAGATCCGCGCTACGTCACCATGGGTGAAGACGTACACAAGCTGAAGGGTGGTACCAACGGGGTCACTCGTGGCCTCAAGGCCGAATTTGGCGATCGCATCATGGGCACCCCGATCAGCGAGAACGGCTTCGCGGGGCTCGCCGGCGGCATCGCGATGGACGGACGTTACCGTCCGGTCATCGAGTTCATGTACTCCGACTTCATGTGGGTGGCCGCCGATCAGGTCTTCAACCAGATCGGCAAGGCCCGACACATGTTCGGCGGCGACCACGGCGTGCCACTGGTATTGCGCTCCAAGTGCGCGATGGGTGCCGGCTACGGCTCGCAACATTCCATGGATCCGGCCGGTGTCTATGCCGCGCATCCGGGCTGGCGTATCGCGGCTCCGTCGAATGCCTTCGACTATGTGGGCCTGATGAACGCCGCCCTGGCGCTGGAGGACCCCGTCATGGTGATCGAGCATGTCGACCTCTACGAGAAGATGGATCGGGTTCCCGAGGGCGATCTCGACTACATCATCCCTCCGGGTGTCGCGAAGATCCGCCGCCCCGGCGAGGAGCTCACAATTCTCGCCTATCTCAACATGGTCGACCTGTCGCTCAAGGCCGTGGAGGCTACGGGCATCGACGCCGAGGTGATCGATCTGCGCTGGCTCGACACGGCGTCCATGGACTGGGAGACGATCGGCGAATCGATCAAGAAGACCAACAACGTGCTGCTCGTCGAGCAGGGTTCCCCCGGCCCCGGCTACACCAGCCGCATCGCCACCGAGATCACCGAGCGCTTCTTCGACTACCTCGATCAGCCCGTGCAGCGGGTCTACGGCTCGCAGTCGACCCCGACGATCTCGAAGGTGCTCGAGCGTGCCGCGCTCGCTTACGAACCCGAGATCGAGGCTGGCATCGCCCGCGTCCGCCGCAACCTGGGCCAGCAGGCCTGA
- a CDS encoding SDR family NAD(P)-dependent oxidoreductase, producing MITGAANGIARATAHLLASDGARLVLVDLDADKLAITAEQCRKSGAEQVETFAADLTDGDAVHRLGEFVTSTMDGLDLLIPAAGIIGREPIVEMPDEHWDRIMNINVRAVFQLNRELLPLMADGGSVVLFSSDAGRRGSPGKAAYATSKAAIIGLARSIVGEVGRRQIRVNIVAPGFIDTRMNAETFAVKGDVLAEETPLGRNGRPEEVASVIAFLCSDAASFVNGAVVPINGGHYMAG from the coding sequence GTGATCACGGGCGCCGCCAACGGCATCGCCCGCGCCACGGCGCATCTATTGGCGTCCGACGGCGCCCGGCTGGTACTCGTCGATCTGGACGCGGACAAACTGGCGATCACGGCGGAACAGTGCCGCAAGTCCGGAGCCGAGCAGGTCGAGACGTTCGCCGCCGACCTGACCGACGGCGACGCGGTGCATCGACTCGGAGAGTTCGTGACGTCCACCATGGACGGCCTCGATCTGCTGATTCCGGCGGCCGGCATCATCGGACGCGAGCCGATCGTCGAGATGCCCGACGAGCATTGGGACCGCATCATGAACATCAATGTGCGCGCGGTCTTCCAGCTGAACAGGGAACTGCTCCCGCTGATGGCCGATGGTGGTTCGGTGGTGCTCTTCTCCTCCGACGCGGGGCGCCGCGGCAGCCCCGGCAAGGCCGCCTACGCGACCTCGAAGGCAGCCATCATCGGGCTGGCTCGCAGCATCGTGGGTGAGGTGGGTCGCCGCCAGATCCGCGTCAATATCGTCGCTCCGGGCTTCATCGACACCCGCATGAACGCCGAGACCTTCGCCGTGAAAGGTGACGTGCTTGCCGAGGAGACCCCACTCGGACGCAATGGCCGTCCCGAAGAAGTCGCCTCCGTGATCGCGTTCTTGTGTTCGGACGCCGCAAGCTTCGTCAACGGAGCAGTCGTCCCCATCAATGGCGGTCATTACATGGCTGGTTAG
- a CDS encoding NAD-dependent succinate-semialdehyde dehydrogenase: MSDRIAQLEQQVLEALPKGLFIGGEWIETSSTIPVENPAKGAPFAEIADATPEQAVLALDAACDAAASWAATKPRERAELLRRVFDLINERKDIFAALMTMEMGKTFNEALGEVAYGNEYVRWFSEQTCRIAGYNSIAPASGKRILTEKVPVGPVLAITPWNFPLAMATRKIAPALAAGCTVVVKPAKLTPLTTLLFGKILQEAGLPAGVVNIITTNRSGATTGPLISDPRMRKITFTGSTEVGVGLLRQAAGRVLRTSMELGGNAPVVVLADADLDVAVQGAMDAKMRNLGEACTAGNRFIVHESIADEFTKRFTERMAAQTVGYGLDPATNVGPLIDNDQRSKVLELIQDAVDKGGKITTGGNRLDRPGYFMQPTVVSDIQPGARVLTEEIFGPFAPIITFSTEQEAIDIANGTDFGLAAYVFSNDLRTAMRVGDGIETGMVGINTGVVSDAAAPFGGVKMSGLGREGSELGIEEYLETKYYALPL, encoded by the coding sequence ATGTCAGACCGTATCGCACAACTCGAGCAGCAGGTTCTCGAGGCCCTCCCGAAGGGCCTGTTCATCGGTGGTGAGTGGATCGAAACATCCAGCACCATCCCGGTCGAGAACCCCGCCAAGGGCGCACCGTTCGCCGAAATCGCCGATGCCACTCCCGAGCAGGCCGTTCTGGCATTGGACGCCGCCTGCGATGCCGCCGCAAGCTGGGCCGCCACCAAGCCTCGTGAGCGTGCCGAGCTGCTGCGCCGCGTCTTTGACCTGATCAATGAGCGCAAGGATATCTTCGCGGCCCTGATGACCATGGAGATGGGCAAGACTTTCAACGAGGCGCTGGGCGAAGTGGCCTATGGCAACGAGTACGTGCGCTGGTTCAGTGAACAGACCTGCCGCATCGCGGGCTACAACTCCATCGCTCCTGCCTCGGGCAAGCGAATCCTGACCGAGAAGGTTCCGGTCGGTCCGGTGCTGGCGATCACGCCGTGGAACTTCCCGCTGGCGATGGCCACCCGCAAGATCGCGCCGGCGCTGGCGGCCGGGTGCACCGTCGTCGTCAAGCCCGCCAAGCTGACTCCGCTCACGACCCTGCTCTTCGGCAAGATCCTGCAGGAGGCCGGATTGCCCGCCGGTGTGGTGAACATCATCACAACGAATCGTTCCGGCGCGACCACCGGCCCGCTGATCTCCGATCCGCGGATGCGCAAGATCACCTTCACCGGCTCGACAGAAGTGGGCGTCGGATTGCTGCGTCAGGCCGCCGGCCGGGTGCTACGCACGTCCATGGAGCTTGGCGGCAATGCGCCGGTCGTGGTGCTGGCCGACGCCGATCTGGACGTCGCGGTCCAGGGCGCCATGGATGCCAAGATGCGCAATCTGGGTGAGGCGTGCACCGCCGGCAACCGGTTCATCGTCCATGAGTCGATCGCCGACGAGTTCACGAAGCGCTTCACCGAGCGGATGGCGGCGCAGACCGTCGGCTACGGGCTCGATCCTGCCACCAACGTTGGTCCGCTGATCGACAACGACCAGCGCAGCAAGGTGCTGGAACTCATTCAGGATGCCGTCGACAAGGGTGGAAAGATCACCACCGGTGGCAACCGGCTCGATCGTCCCGGCTACTTCATGCAGCCGACCGTGGTCAGCGACATCCAGCCCGGCGCTCGGGTATTGACGGAGGAGATCTTCGGCCCGTTCGCTCCGATCATCACGTTCTCCACCGAGCAGGAGGCCATCGACATCGCCAACGGCACCGACTTCGGCTTGGCCGCGTACGTCTTCTCCAACGACCTGCGCACCGCGATGCGCGTGGGCGATGGCATCGAGACCGGCATGGTCGGCATCAACACCGGTGTCGTCTCCGATGCGGCCGCCCCCTTCGGCGGCGTCAAGATGTCCGGACTGGGACGCGAGGGCTCCGAGTTGGGTATCGAGGAATACCTCGAGACCAAGTACTACGCGCTGCCCTTGTGA
- a CDS encoding phosphoenolpyruvate carboxykinase (GTP) translates to MSPLKSRPERLSPPELIATADDRWATSAPPNAPEEVVTWVAAVADLTQPDEIHWCDGSQTERDMLYDEMVASGELVRLNPQLRPGSYLARSTPSDVARVERRTFICSERESDAGPTNNWAEPAAMRRTLAEVFDGSMRGRTMYVIPFSMGPIGGDISRLGVEITDSPYVVTSMRIMTYMGTEALDAIASGADWVPAVHSVGYPLVDADGRRIPDVAWPCNEQKYICHFPETREIWSYGSGYGGNALLGKKCYALRIASVLARDEGWMAEHMLILKITSPQGQVFHLAAAFPSACGKTNLAMLRPTIPGWKVETVGDDIAWMRPGPDGRLYAINPECGFFGVAPGTSERTNPTCLHALSRNVIFTNVALTDDGDVWWEGMTPEPPAHLIDWQGNDWTPGSGRTAAHPNGRFTVHASQAESISDDWDDPAGVPIDVILFGGRRAHTVPLISESYDWAHGVLMGAMVSSEQTAAAEGKVGFLRHDPFAMLPFCGYNMADYWAHWLRMGEVLGDKAPRIFQVNWFRKDATGRWLWPGFGENSRPIEWALQRVMGNAQGAEAISGRIPAPGELNLDGLDISEQQVEALFELDPAEWSAEADSAEEYFAQFGAKVPSELERQLSSLRARIDQVRESSAQS, encoded by the coding sequence GTGTCCCCACTCAAATCAAGACCTGAGCGATTGAGCCCACCCGAGCTGATAGCTACCGCTGATGATCGGTGGGCCACCAGTGCGCCCCCCAACGCTCCTGAGGAGGTGGTCACCTGGGTTGCTGCCGTCGCCGACCTCACCCAGCCTGACGAGATCCACTGGTGCGACGGGTCCCAGACCGAACGGGACATGCTCTACGACGAGATGGTGGCGTCGGGTGAACTCGTCCGCCTCAACCCCCAGTTGCGGCCGGGCAGCTATCTCGCGCGATCGACACCATCGGACGTTGCCCGGGTCGAGCGCCGCACCTTTATCTGCTCGGAGCGGGAATCCGACGCGGGTCCCACCAATAACTGGGCCGAACCCGCCGCCATGAGAAGAACCCTTGCGGAGGTGTTCGACGGCTCGATGCGCGGACGCACCATGTATGTGATCCCGTTCTCGATGGGCCCCATCGGCGGCGATATCAGCCGGCTTGGCGTGGAGATCACCGACTCACCCTACGTCGTGACGAGCATGCGGATCATGACCTATATGGGCACCGAGGCGCTCGACGCGATCGCATCCGGCGCGGACTGGGTGCCTGCGGTGCACTCGGTCGGCTATCCGCTGGTGGACGCTGATGGCAGGCGCATTCCGGACGTGGCCTGGCCGTGCAACGAGCAGAAGTACATCTGCCATTTCCCCGAGACCCGGGAAATCTGGTCCTATGGTTCCGGTTACGGCGGTAACGCGCTGCTGGGCAAGAAATGCTATGCGTTGCGAATCGCCAGTGTGCTGGCCCGGGATGAGGGCTGGATGGCCGAGCACATGCTGATCTTGAAGATCACTTCGCCCCAGGGACAGGTGTTTCACCTTGCGGCCGCATTCCCGTCGGCATGCGGCAAGACCAACCTGGCGATGCTGCGGCCGACGATCCCCGGCTGGAAAGTCGAGACCGTGGGCGACGACATCGCCTGGATGCGTCCGGGTCCGGACGGACGGCTGTATGCAATCAATCCCGAGTGTGGCTTCTTCGGAGTCGCCCCCGGCACCTCGGAGCGGACGAATCCGACGTGCCTGCACGCCCTGTCCCGCAACGTGATCTTCACCAACGTTGCGCTGACAGACGATGGCGACGTCTGGTGGGAGGGCATGACCCCCGAGCCTCCGGCCCACCTGATCGACTGGCAGGGCAATGACTGGACGCCCGGGAGCGGCCGCACGGCAGCCCATCCCAATGGCCGGTTCACCGTGCATGCCTCGCAAGCCGAGTCGATCTCGGACGACTGGGACGACCCGGCAGGCGTACCGATCGATGTCATCTTGTTCGGCGGCCGGCGGGCTCACACCGTCCCGCTCATCAGCGAGTCCTACGACTGGGCCCACGGTGTCTTGATGGGCGCCATGGTCTCCAGTGAGCAGACCGCCGCAGCCGAGGGCAAGGTCGGCTTCCTACGCCATGACCCGTTCGCGATGCTGCCGTTCTGCGGCTACAACATGGCCGACTACTGGGCACACTGGCTGAGGATGGGCGAGGTGCTGGGTGACAAGGCGCCCCGGATCTTCCAGGTCAACTGGTTCCGGAAGGACGCCACGGGCCGATGGTTGTGGCCGGGGTTCGGCGAGAACAGTCGTCCTATCGAGTGGGCCCTGCAGCGGGTGATGGGCAACGCACAAGGTGCCGAGGCGATCAGCGGACGCATCCCCGCCCCTGGCGAGCTCAACCTCGATGGCCTCGACATCAGCGAGCAGCAGGTTGAGGCACTGTTCGAACTCGATCCGGCGGAATGGTCGGCCGAGGCCGACTCGGCCGAAGAGTACTTCGCGCAGTTCGGCGCCAAGGTACCCAGCGAACTCGAACGCCAACTCAGCAGCCTTCGCGCGCGAATCGACCAGGTCCGCGAGTCGTCCGCACAGTCATAA